The Neobacillus sp. OS1-2 genome includes a window with the following:
- a CDS encoding PucR family transcriptional regulator → MNAKQQDPFKTSFESLDEFADLISQVLMCPITIEDANHRLLAYSTHDERTDPARISTIIGRRVPEKVINQLWKEGTIPALLKTQEPIRVKNMNDIGLNHRVAISIWKQDEVLGFIWAIEIDKRLSDEELDLLKKAADAVKNKLLQLQTRKNKKEEHSQEFFWKLLTGHLKGEKEIFENFQSLQITPSLSFAVVVYQFRQNITSKEEQSISYLLKTSQRIKFMLYTIDCNQLILLVSTANIDDPFHELDHFAQGFVWKMNERYGITDITPVYSSIYKDYQLIGKAYKETLEVLSIKEKFPIETKDIFNYQGLGIYQLFEVILEKRRDQEYENNSLKRLHDYDKKHNSNLVETLEVFLNQDNNINDAARELNVHANTLNYRLKRIAEIGEVNFKDPNQKMILYLDLKLEKYQGI, encoded by the coding sequence TTGAATGCTAAGCAACAAGATCCCTTTAAAACTTCGTTTGAAAGTTTAGATGAGTTTGCTGACCTCATTAGTCAAGTATTAATGTGCCCAATTACAATTGAGGATGCCAACCATCGCCTTCTAGCCTACAGTACACATGATGAACGCACAGATCCTGCAAGAATTTCTACGATTATCGGTCGGAGGGTGCCTGAGAAGGTGATCAATCAATTATGGAAAGAAGGAACCATTCCCGCACTGCTAAAGACCCAGGAACCTATTCGTGTAAAGAATATGAATGATATTGGTCTTAACCACCGCGTGGCGATCTCTATCTGGAAGCAAGATGAGGTATTAGGATTCATTTGGGCAATCGAAATCGATAAAAGATTATCTGATGAAGAGTTGGATTTACTAAAAAAGGCTGCAGATGCCGTAAAAAATAAATTGTTGCAGTTGCAAACGCGCAAAAATAAGAAAGAGGAGCATTCACAAGAATTCTTTTGGAAACTTTTAACAGGCCATCTAAAGGGAGAAAAAGAGATTTTTGAAAACTTCCAATCGTTGCAAATCACACCTTCCCTCTCTTTTGCTGTAGTGGTATATCAATTCCGGCAAAATATCACAAGTAAAGAGGAGCAGTCCATCTCCTATCTGTTAAAAACCAGCCAACGGATAAAATTTATGCTCTATACCATTGATTGCAATCAGCTTATTTTATTAGTCTCTACAGCAAATATCGATGACCCCTTTCATGAGCTTGATCATTTTGCTCAAGGCTTTGTTTGGAAAATGAATGAACGGTACGGAATTACTGATATCACGCCAGTATATAGCAGTATTTATAAGGATTATCAATTAATCGGCAAAGCTTATAAAGAAACATTGGAGGTGCTGTCGATTAAAGAAAAATTCCCAATAGAAACAAAAGATATATTCAATTATCAAGGACTTGGCATCTATCAATTATTCGAGGTCATCTTAGAAAAAAGGCGAGATCAAGAATATGAAAATAACTCATTAAAACGACTCCATGACTACGACAAGAAGCATAATAGTAATCTTGTTGAAACATTAGAGGTGTTTCTAAATCAAGATAACAACATTAATGATGCAGCTAGAGAATTAAATGTCCATGCCAATACATTAAATTATCGATTAAAACGTATTGCCGAAATCGGAGAGGTTAATTTCAAGGATCCCAACCAAAAAATGATTCTTTATCTCGATTTAAAGCTGGAGAAATATCAGGGGATTTGA